A stretch of DNA from Microlunatus sp. Gsoil 973:
CGCTCCGGGTTGGATGTTGCCGGTGATGGCGATGCTCGGCGCAGTCCCGTTGGCGGCGGTGGTCCTTCGGGTGCGGACGCGACGCCGGATCGCCGGCCGGATCCGCGGCCTGCTTCCCGCAGCGGTCGCCCGCTACGCTCCGCAGTTCGTCCTCTACACCGCACGGCCGGACGATGCCTCCTATCAATTGACCATGTGGTTGCCCTATCTGGAGCGGGCCGGGCGTCCGTTCCTGATCGTCACTCGCGACGAACTGCCGGCGGAGGCCGTTGCTGCCCGGTGCGCTGTCCCGGTGGTCTGCTGTCGGGCCGCGGCCGATCTCGACCTGATCATGAACGAATCGCTGCGCGCCGCCTTCTACGTCAACGCCTCCTCCGGGAACGGCGCGCTGATCCGCTACCACCAACTCACCCACGTCTATCTGGGTCACGGGGACTCCGACAAGCCGCCGTCCTACAACCCGACCCACGCGATGTACGACCGGATCTTCACCGCCGGCCCGGCGGCCAACCGCCGGTACGGTGATCATGGAGTGCTGATCGATCCGGCGAAGTTCCGGGTGGTCGGCAGGCCGCAGGTGGAAGTGGTCCGGTCGATCGATCCGGCTCGGCGGGCCGAACGAATGGCTGGTGGACGTCCAGTGGCCCTCTACGCGCCCACCTGGAAGGGTCACGTCAGCGAGACGGCGCTGTCATCGCTGGATCGCGCGGAGGCGATCGTCACCGCCCTGCTGGAGCGGGACGCCGCCGTGGTCTTCCGGCCGCATCCGTTCAGCTATGACGATCCCCAGGACGCCGTGATCATCGAACGGGTCAAGACGATGCTGGCCGCAGACGAGCGCCGCAGCGATCGCCGGCACCGTTATGGCCCGGACGCCGAGAGCGAACTGGACGCTTTCGGTTGCATGAACGTCGCGGATCTGCTGATCTCCGACGTGTCCAGCGTGGTCTCGGACTTCCTGCAATCGGGCAAGCCGTACGCCATGATCGCCCCGCCGGGCATCGATGCCGCAGGTTTCGTCGCCGCCTATCCGGTGGCCAGGGCCGGCTATCTGGTTGATCATGATCTTGCCTCGCTGCCCGAGGTGCTTGACGAGCTGTTGGTGCCCGTCGGCGACCGGCTGGCACCGATCCGTGCCGATGTGCGTGCCGACTATCTCGGTGATTTCCCGGTCGACGGGTATGCCGATCACTTCGTCCGCGGGGTCCGGGATGCCTGTGACAGCTCGGCGCCGCGGGTCGCCGAGGTCGCCGAATCCGACGACGGGTCGACGACCGTCAGCAAGGACACCGTCCGCCGCAATCTGGAGAGTCTCGCCCGGACCATGATCAGCGGAGTGGCGGCAGTGGTCGCCCTGACTGCAGCGGTCGAAGGTTGGGACCTGGCCGGCCTCATCGCCGGCGCAATCGCGCTGGCAGGGGTGGCCATCACCCTCTGCGGGCAGGCCGCCACCGACCGCGTCCCGACGCTGGACGGCCCACGGATGATCATGGTGGTCGCCGGAGCCGCCGTCTCGGCTGGGGATGGGTTGTCGATCCTGCCGATCGGTGTGCTGGTGATGTCGGCCGGGATCGCGGCCGAACCGGTGATCCGCGGCGCGCTGCGCTACCCGGGTGTGATCGCCACCGGACTTCCGGAACTGACCGTTCCGCAGGCGCCGCGACGCTTCTGGCTGTTGGCGCTGGCACCGGCAGCGATCGCCTGGCTCTGTTGGCTGCCGGTGATCACCGGCAGCGAGCCGCTTCGCGTCGTGGTGTTGATCATGGTCGGCTGCTATCTGGTCGCGTTGATCATCACCGTGTTGCGTGCGCGGGCACGGCTGTCGGCCGCGGTGATCACCGATCGAAGGGTGCCGGCGGTGCTCGCCGAGTATGCCCCGGAGTTCTGCGTCTATTTCGCCTCGGGGATCGGCGCGCACTATCAGGTCGGCATGTGGTTGCCGTACTTCCGGCGGTTGGGGCGTCGCTTCGTGATCATCACCCGAGCGTTGCCGATGCACCGGGAGTTGGTCGAGCTGACCGCTGGTACGGGGATCCCGGTGCTGTACCGTCCCACGCTGCGCAGTCTCGAGGACATCGTGGTGCCGAGCATGCGGATCGCTTATTACGTCAACAATGCTGTCCGCAACACCCACCTGATCGAGCGGCGCGAGCTGACTCATGTCTGGCTCAACCACGGTGATTCGGAGAAGCCGGCGTGTTACAACCCGGTGCATGCGATCTACGACAGGATCTTCACCGCCGGGCAGGCCGGTATCGACCGCTATGCACGGCACAACGTGATCATTCCGGCGGCGAAGTTCACTATTGTCGGCCGGCCGCAGATCGAGCAGATCACCGAAGCGACCGGACCGATCGGCCGGATCACCCGGCCGACCGTACTGTACGCACCAACCTGGCAGGGGCCGTACGCCGACAGCAGGGTCTATTCGCTGCCGGCCGGCCGGCCGATCGTCGAGGCTCTGCTGGACCGCGGGGCGCGGGTGCTCTTCCGGGCGCACCCGTTCAACTACCGGTTCGCGCCCGACCGCAGGCTGATCGCCGAGATCGGTGCCCTGTTGGAGGCGGATCGGGAGCGTACCGGTACCGATCACCGGTGGGGTCCGGCCGCGGAGGACGAGCTGAGTGTTGAGGACTGCTTCAATGCTTCGGATGCGATGATCTGCGATGTGTCTGCGGTGATCTCGGACTACCTCGCGGCAGCCAAGCCGTTCGCCGTGGTCGCGGTCGGCAGGACCGAGCAGGAATTGATCACCGAGGCACCCGCAGCAGCCGCCGGTTACCCGATCGCCGACGACCTCAGCGACCTCTCAGCGGCCCTGGACAAGCTGTTGATCGGCGACCCGAAGGCCACGGATCGGGAGCGGATGCGCCGCTACTATCTCGGCGATCTGCCGAACCTGCAGGCAGCCGAGGGTTTTCTGCAGGCCAGCCGCGCATTGCTGGACGGCGTCGAACGCGGATCGGTGCCGGCATGACGCCGCGGTCGGTGCTCCGAGCCGTGCTCGGGCAGCTGCCGATGGCTGCGGCGATCGGTCTGGCGCTGGTGGTCATCGCTGTCCTGCGTGGACAGCACTGGCCCGGGGTCGTCGCCGCGATCGGGACGGCCGGGGCCGTTGCCGGGTTGCCGTTGATCGGTGCGGTGCACGGCCCCAACCCGCCGTCGGGATACCGACTGCCGGGCTACCGCAGGCCCGTCCCGGTGCCGACCGGTCGGTGGAGCCAGGGCATCTCAGCACTGATCGTGATGATCATGATCTTCATGATCCTGTTTCTGCCCGGATGGCTGGTCTTCCTCGGCATGCTGCTGGCCTGGCTCGGACTGTTGATCAATCTGGTGACTGCCTACCTGCGGCGACGCGGCAGACCGCGGCATCGGGAGGTGCTGCACCGGGCGGTGGCCGCCTACCGGCCGCGGTTCGTGATCTACACCGGTCGGCGGAACGATGCGTCGTACCAGTTGGCGATGTGGGTCCCGATCCTCGAACGGCTACAGCTGCCCTACCTGGTGGCGTTGAGTTTCCCCGAGGCGCTGGCATCGACCCGGGCGATCACCAAGGCGCCGATCGTCCTGCTGCCGACCGGCAGCGACCTCGACGCGATCATGGTCCCCGGCCTGCGGGCCGCGTTCTACGTCAACGGGATCGCGGAGAACTCGACCCTGGTCAATTATCGGAACCTGACCCACATCTATCTCGGACACGGTGACTCGGACAAGGAGTTGTCGGTGCACCCGATGCACGGCATGTTCGACCGGGTGTTCGTCGCGGGCCAGGCAGCCATCGACCGCTACGGGCAGGCCGGCGTGAAGATTCCGGCCAGCAAGTTCGTGATCGTCGGCCGGCCGCAGACCGCCGGCCTGCGCGGCGCCGGCCGGCCGATCGGTGAGGTGGATCCGCCGTCGGTGTTGTATGCACCGACCTGGCGGGGTTACAACGCGCACACCACGCTCAGCTCCCTTCCGGTCGGACCGGCCGTCGTCGACGCGCTGCTGCGTCGGGGAGTGGTGGTCAGTTTCCGGCCCCATCCGTTCAGCTGGCTGGGCGCCCGGGAACGGTCGGAGATCTCGGCGATCGACGATCTGCTGCGCAGGGACCGGGACGACTCCGGCCGGCCGCACCGGACGGCTGCCGAGCACCGGAACACGCCGGTGGCCGAGGAGATCGACTTCTCCGATGCGTTGGTCACCGACATCGGCAGTGTGCTGGTCGACTACTTCGCGACCGGGAAACCCTACGCCGTGGTGCTTCCGCCCGGTCAGTCGCCGACGACCGCACGAACCGATCTGCCCAGCACGGCTGCCGCCTACCTGATCAGCTACGACACCCTGATCGGGGGACCGGATCAGAGCGTCGAGCAGGTCCTCGACGAACTGCTGGTCAAGGATCCGCTCGCCGGCCGGCGCCCTGCGGTGGCCCGGCACTATCTCGGCGAACAGCCCGGCGACGACCGTCCCTTCCTGGACGCGGTCAGGCGCGTCATCGGCCATCCCGAACCCGCCCGCTGACCGGTCCCTCCCCGCATTCGGACCGGCGACGGCCGCAGGACGCCTCAGCCGAGGGCCGCCAGCACGCGATCACCACTGCCGCCGAGTCCGAGCGTCTCGGTCAACTCGGCGAAGCGTTGCGGATCGGCCGGAGCAGTCGGCAGTTCAAGATCATCGAGGCTGACCCCGAGATCAAGATCGTCGCGTACGCCGACGACCTCCGGTGCGACGGCGAGGTACTCGATGGCCGCGGTCAGTTTGGCGCGCACGCCCGGTGCGATCGACGAGTCCGGCGCGGCGACAGCCTGGATGATGCCGTCCAGGTTCCCGTACTTGGTGATCAGATTCGCGGCGGTCTTCTCGCCCACCCCGGCGACTCCGGGCAGCCCGTCGGAAGGATCGCCTTTCAGAGTGGCGAAATCCCGGTAGCCCGCAGCCGGCACGCCGAACCGCGCCTGCAGCCAGGCATCGTCCACGCGGTCGTGGTTGCCCACGCCGCGGGCCGTGTAGAGCACCCGGATCTGCCGGTCGTCGTCGACGAGTTGGAACAGGTCCCGGTCGCCGGTGACCACGTCGACCGGGATCCCGGCGGTCCGGGCCAGGGTGCCGATCACGTCGTCGGCCTCATAACCGTCCTTCCCGACGATCGCCAGGCCGAGTGCCGAGAGGCTGTCGATGATCATCGGCACCTGGGCCGCGAGATCGGCCGGCGAGTCCTCGAGCTGGGTCGCCTTCGAATGTGACATCTCGGCGATCCCGGTCTGGCTGCCGGTGGCCACCCGATGGGCCTTGTAGCCGGGGATCAGCTCCACCCGCCAGGCCGGACGCCAGTCATTGTCCCAACAACAGGCGAGGTGGGTCGGCCGGTACTCGGTCACCAGCCGGGCGATGAAGTCGAGCAGACCGCGTACGGCATTGACCGGGCGCCCGTCCGGGGTCCGCATGCTGTCCGGCACGCCGAAGAACGCGCGGAAGTACAGCGAAGCGGTGTCCAACAGCAGCAGCCGGGGTTCGTCGGGATTTTGGTGCGACACAGGAGGAAATTCTGGCACGCTTGGCTCCATGGAGAAGCTCGACCGACAAATCCTCTCGCTGCTCGCCCGCGACGGCAGGATGTCCTACACCGACATCGGCAAGACGACAGGGCTGTCCACCTCGGCCGCACAGCAGCGGGTGCGAAAGCTCGAGCAGCGTGGAGTGATCAGCGGCTACAAGGCGGTCATCGCCCCGGAACAGCTTGGGCTGATGCTCACCGCCTTCGTCGAGGTCAAGCCGTTCTTCGCCGAGCAGCCGGACGACACTCCGGAACTGCTCCGCGACATCGAGCAGATCGTCTCCTGTTACTCGGTCGCCGGTGAGGCCAACTACCTGCTCAAGGTGCAGGTCGGGAACGCCGCGGAGCTGGAGGACCTGCTGGCCGTCATTCGCAGCAAGGGCAAGGTCTCCACCCACACCACCGTCGTGCTGTCTGTGCCGTACGAAGATCGTCCGGCCGTCTGATCGCAGGTACCCTCGGGTGGTGCTCGAACGTGAGGTCCTGACCGCCCCCGTGGCCGGCGAAGCCCCAGCCCGGCGAGGTGGTGGCGGGCCGCGACACCCGCAGCGGTGTCGGCACCGGTCGGCAGAGCAGTGGCGGAACCGTCCGGATGCCGCTGCTGCTCAGACTTCTGGTTGCCGCCCTCTCCGGTCTGTGTGTGGCGTTCGCCTTCCAGCCGTACGCTATCTGGCCGCTGACCTTCGTCGGCGTCGCCGGACTGACCCTGGCCGCCCACGGCACCCGACCGCGACGGGCGTTCCTCACCGGCTATGTCTTCGGGCTGGCGATGTTGACGGTCGCCATCGGTTGGGTGCGGGTGATCGTGGGCGGTGGTGCGGTCGCGTACCTGGGAGTTTTCGGTCTGGTCGGATTCGAGGCGCTGGCGTTCGGACTGCTGGCCGTGGCGATCACCGTGATCGGCCGGCTCCCGTTCTGGCCGGTGATGGCGGCTGCCGCCTGGACCGGTGTCGAGTACCTCTATTCCCGCTACCCGTTCGGCGGCTTCGGCTGGACCCGGATCGCCTATACCGTGGTCGGCACGCCGCTGGACGGACTGCTGCCGATGATCGGCGTCGCCGGGCTGTCCTTCACGGTTGCTCTGCTGGCGCAGTCGGTGGCCTGGTTGGCGCTCGGCCTGATCACCGGCCGGCTGCGGCGGCTCGTGCGACCGCGCCTGGTCGTCGCCCCGCTGGCGCTCTGGGTCGGGCTCGTCGGTGCCGGATTCGGCCTGCAACACTGGAATCCGGATCCGAGCAACGGCATCGGCGAGATCGCGCATGTCGGAATCGTTCAGGGCAACGTTCCGGGCGAGGGCATCGACGCGATGGGCCGGATGCGTACGGTGACCGCAAACCACGTGGCGGAGACCGAGAAACTCATCGGGCAGGTCGACGAGGGCCGGTATCGGCGGCCCGACTTCATTCTGTGGCCGGAGAACTCGACCGATATCGATCCCACGGCCGACCCGATCACGGCCGACCAGGTGGAGACCGCCGCCGTGGCTGCCGGCAAGCCGATCTTCGTCGGCGCCGTGATGAACGGTCCGGGCCCGGACGAACGTCAGACCAGCGGCCTGTGGTGGGACCCCAAGCGCGGCATCATCGCCCGCTACGACAAGCGCAACCTCGTGCCGTTCGGCGAGTGGATCCCGTTCCGCAAGCAGTTGCTGCCGCACTTCCCGATCCTGCAACTGGTCGGCCCCCAGTCGGTGCCCGGCACCAAGCCCGGCGCGCTCAGGGTGCCGATCACCCTCGGCGGCGCGACCCAGCACGAGGTGGTCGTCGGCGACGCGATCTGTTTCGAACTCGCCTACGACGACACCATCTACGACGTGATCAACTCCGGCGCCGAGGTGTTCATGGTGCAGAGCAACAACGCCACCTACACCGGGACCGGCCAGGTCGCCCAGCAGTTCGCCATCACCCGGGCGCGGGCGATGGAGACCCGACGGGAGATCGCGGTGGCAACCACCAACGGCGTCTCCGGTTTCATCGGCAGGGACGGCCGGGTCGAGTGGCAGACCGCGGAGCGTACGGCGGCAGCAACGGTGGTCGACATGCCGTTGCGGACCGCGATCACGCCCGCGGTCCGGGTCGCTCCGTGGCTGGATCGCGGCCTCGCCGCAGCCGCGCTGGTCTGCTGCATCGCCGGTGTGGTCGTCGGGCGCCGGCAGCGGCGGGCCGGGAGCCCGGATTTGGCCGGATGAGAGACACTCGGGACATGGCGCGGCGACGGGTGGAACGGTGATCCGGCTCGGACGGCGGTGGCTGGCGGTCGTGGTCGGCCTGTTCGTCGTTCTGCCGATCATCGACATCTGGCTGCTGGTGATCATCGGGC
This window harbors:
- a CDS encoding CDP-glycerol glycerophosphotransferase family protein, which encodes MSLAVADRLPVVLRRFTTDLGAGLLTGAVLIAAAALTVSAIPADGPVLRLAGPALMTAGALLIVLRFPRTANPNDPRESIYSAGALGRVVGIRNGFGGLGRFAGLRMLLVAVLLPAAAGRGPAIDDPAGVWWAALAAAGFVLTTAAEPFVVRLLRLPTPYAIRLPGLPVLPARIRYGWLPGHTGVLAVVLATLLEVFGAPGWMLPVMAMLGAVPLAAVVLRVRTRRRIAGRIRGLLPAAVARYAPQFVLYTARPDDASYQLTMWLPYLERAGRPFLIVTRDELPAEAVAARCAVPVVCCRAAADLDLIMNESLRAAFYVNASSGNGALIRYHQLTHVYLGHGDSDKPPSYNPTHAMYDRIFTAGPAANRRYGDHGVLIDPAKFRVVGRPQVEVVRSIDPARRAERMAGGRPVALYAPTWKGHVSETALSSLDRAEAIVTALLERDAAVVFRPHPFSYDDPQDAVIIERVKTMLAADERRSDRRHRYGPDAESELDAFGCMNVADLLISDVSSVVSDFLQSGKPYAMIAPPGIDAAGFVAAYPVARAGYLVDHDLASLPEVLDELLVPVGDRLAPIRADVRADYLGDFPVDGYADHFVRGVRDACDSSAPRVAEVAESDDGSTTVSKDTVRRNLESLARTMISGVAAVVALTAAVEGWDLAGLIAGAIALAGVAITLCGQAATDRVPTLDGPRMIMVVAGAAVSAGDGLSILPIGVLVMSAGIAAEPVIRGALRYPGVIATGLPELTVPQAPRRFWLLALAPAAIAWLCWLPVITGSEPLRVVVLIMVGCYLVALIITVLRARARLSAAVITDRRVPAVLAEYAPEFCVYFASGIGAHYQVGMWLPYFRRLGRRFVIITRALPMHRELVELTAGTGIPVLYRPTLRSLEDIVVPSMRIAYYVNNAVRNTHLIERRELTHVWLNHGDSEKPACYNPVHAIYDRIFTAGQAGIDRYARHNVIIPAAKFTIVGRPQIEQITEATGPIGRITRPTVLYAPTWQGPYADSRVYSLPAGRPIVEALLDRGARVLFRAHPFNYRFAPDRRLIAEIGALLEADRERTGTDHRWGPAAEDELSVEDCFNASDAMICDVSAVISDYLAAAKPFAVVAVGRTEQELITEAPAAAAGYPIADDLSDLSAALDKLLIGDPKATDRERMRRYYLGDLPNLQAAEGFLQASRALLDGVERGSVPA
- a CDS encoding CDP-glycerol glycerophosphotransferase family protein, whose translation is MTPRSVLRAVLGQLPMAAAIGLALVVIAVLRGQHWPGVVAAIGTAGAVAGLPLIGAVHGPNPPSGYRLPGYRRPVPVPTGRWSQGISALIVMIMIFMILFLPGWLVFLGMLLAWLGLLINLVTAYLRRRGRPRHREVLHRAVAAYRPRFVIYTGRRNDASYQLAMWVPILERLQLPYLVALSFPEALASTRAITKAPIVLLPTGSDLDAIMVPGLRAAFYVNGIAENSTLVNYRNLTHIYLGHGDSDKELSVHPMHGMFDRVFVAGQAAIDRYGQAGVKIPASKFVIVGRPQTAGLRGAGRPIGEVDPPSVLYAPTWRGYNAHTTLSSLPVGPAVVDALLRRGVVVSFRPHPFSWLGARERSEISAIDDLLRRDRDDSGRPHRTAAEHRNTPVAEEIDFSDALVTDIGSVLVDYFATGKPYAVVLPPGQSPTTARTDLPSTAAAYLISYDTLIGGPDQSVEQVLDELLVKDPLAGRRPAVARHYLGEQPGDDRPFLDAVRRVIGHPEPAR
- a CDS encoding 5'-3' exonuclease H3TH domain-containing protein, translating into MSHQNPDEPRLLLLDTASLYFRAFFGVPDSMRTPDGRPVNAVRGLLDFIARLVTEYRPTHLACCWDNDWRPAWRVELIPGYKAHRVATGSQTGIAEMSHSKATQLEDSPADLAAQVPMIIDSLSALGLAIVGKDGYEADDVIGTLARTAGIPVDVVTGDRDLFQLVDDDRQIRVLYTARGVGNHDRVDDAWLQARFGVPAAGYRDFATLKGDPSDGLPGVAGVGEKTAANLITKYGNLDGIIQAVAAPDSSIAPGVRAKLTAAIEYLAVAPEVVGVRDDLDLGVSLDDLELPTAPADPQRFAELTETLGLGGSGDRVLAALG
- a CDS encoding Lrp/AsnC family transcriptional regulator; the protein is MEKLDRQILSLLARDGRMSYTDIGKTTGLSTSAAQQRVRKLEQRGVISGYKAVIAPEQLGLMLTAFVEVKPFFAEQPDDTPELLRDIEQIVSCYSVAGEANYLLKVQVGNAAELEDLLAVIRSKGKVSTHTTVVLSVPYEDRPAV
- the lnt gene encoding apolipoprotein N-acyltransferase; amino-acid sequence: MAGRDTRSGVGTGRQSSGGTVRMPLLLRLLVAALSGLCVAFAFQPYAIWPLTFVGVAGLTLAAHGTRPRRAFLTGYVFGLAMLTVAIGWVRVIVGGGAVAYLGVFGLVGFEALAFGLLAVAITVIGRLPFWPVMAAAAWTGVEYLYSRYPFGGFGWTRIAYTVVGTPLDGLLPMIGVAGLSFTVALLAQSVAWLALGLITGRLRRLVRPRLVVAPLALWVGLVGAGFGLQHWNPDPSNGIGEIAHVGIVQGNVPGEGIDAMGRMRTVTANHVAETEKLIGQVDEGRYRRPDFILWPENSTDIDPTADPITADQVETAAVAAGKPIFVGAVMNGPGPDERQTSGLWWDPKRGIIARYDKRNLVPFGEWIPFRKQLLPHFPILQLVGPQSVPGTKPGALRVPITLGGATQHEVVVGDAICFELAYDDTIYDVINSGAEVFMVQSNNATYTGTGQVAQQFAITRARAMETRREIAVATTNGVSGFIGRDGRVEWQTAERTAAATVVDMPLRTAITPAVRVAPWLDRGLAAAALVCCIAGVVVGRRQRRAGSPDLAG